The genome window GCGAACTGGCGACGCAGTGGCGCCAACGGGTCCTGGGCGTCGAGGGCTTGGCAGTGGCTTCGAGTGGTCATGGTCTGTCCTGATTCTTATAAGTGACGATGGACAAAATAATGAACGAAACTTTAGAGAATTTTCGTGCAAAGTGGCGGGCAACAGGCTAATTAAGCTGTAGGAAATTCGAATTTAACTCCAAAACACGCGGATTTATTCTAAGCATGATTCTTGACGCCACCGACCTGCGCCTCCTGCATTTTCTGCAACAGGACGGCCGTATCAGTAACCAGGAACTGGCGGAAAAAGTCGCCCTGTCGCCTTCCGCCTGCCTGCGTCGCTTGCGCCTGCTGGAGAGCGAGGGAATCATCAGCGGCTACCGCGCGGTGTTGAATGCCGAGCAACTGGGAATCGAGCTGGAAGCCATCGTCCACCTGTCATTACGCCAGGATGTGGAGGATTGGCATGAGACGTTTATCAAGAAGGTGCAAGGCTGGCCGGAGGTGGCCAGTGCGTATGTGATTACCGGGGCCAGCAACTATGTGTTGCGGGTGCAGGCACGCAACCTCAAGCACTTTTCGGACTTTATCGTGAACCACCTGAACCGCACGGCCGGGGTGATGGATATTCGCTCGGAGATTGTGTTGCAGAAGATCAAGGATCGGGATGAGGTGCTGGACTTAGTCGTACGCAAATAACCAGAACACCACAGAACCCATGTGGGAGCGGGCTTGCTCGCGAAGGCGGTGTGCCAGTCAATACATGTGCTGGCTGATCCATCGCATTCGCGAGCAAGCCCGCTCC of Pseudomonas fluorescens contains these proteins:
- a CDS encoding Lrp/AsnC family transcriptional regulator, which encodes MILDATDLRLLHFLQQDGRISNQELAEKVALSPSACLRRLRLLESEGIISGYRAVLNAEQLGIELEAIVHLSLRQDVEDWHETFIKKVQGWPEVASAYVITGASNYVLRVQARNLKHFSDFIVNHLNRTAGVMDIRSEIVLQKIKDRDEVLDLVVRK